The sequence TTCCAATGCGGAGACGGGCCAGGTGAGCGTGGTATACAAGCGCGATGACGGAAAATACGGCCTGATCGAAACGGAGGCGTGATGGGAAACGGGATGATGACAGGATCAAGACCAGAGGATCAACAAAGGACCGTCTGACGATGGGCAGGCGGTCCTTTTTGCGTGCGCGTTTTTCAGAAAAGGGTGCCGGTTCATTCGGCCCGGTAGAATTTCATGGTTTCCCGGAAGTAGATCCCCTTTTGGAGAATCCACAAAGCAGAGAGGAGCAGCATTGGGAAAAGGGCAAACTGGACGAAGATGGCGTAAACCACCAGGATGCCCAAGGACAACAGAAGCATCATATCCATCGACTTGAATGCTTGAAAGGCTGAATGATAAGCAATATATTTTTCCGCTTCGTCCAGCTTCTCAAAGTACTCCTGACTGGACATGTCAAACTGAAATTTGCGCTCGGGATAAACCAGGTTAAATAGATTGATGCATTGGCGTAAAAGCCACTGGCTCAGTAGGAGCATGAAAAGAGAAAGAGTTACGTTGACCAGCAACCAGAAGAAAGGTTCGTCGAAGGTAAACAGCTGAGCCAAGGCAATGATCAGCCAAATGGTTGCGCCACAACTACTGAGGGAAGCGGAGATGAGCGCTTTGCCCGTCAGTTTTTCCAGGAATTCTGGAATTTCCCCAGATCGCTCCAGATCCCGCTTGGCCTGGGTGAGGAAAGAGCGTGATAGGATGATACCGATCAGAACAGCCATGCCGATGAGCAGATACAACCAGTCATATGGAAATAGAAAGAAATATTGCTCGATGAGAATCCCGGCAGAAAGATCTCTGGCGTAAAGCGCTGTAAACGCGAGAATAAATCCGCTGACACTGCCTGCGATAAGAGAGAGGAAAGTTCTTTTTTTCAAGTGGTTCGCTCCTTTCCCGAATCTTTTTTTAAGGAGAAAATGGCTTCTACCGGTTCTTGAAACACTTCGGCCATTTTCAATGCGAGGACGACCGATGGTGCGTAATCGCCCCGTTCGATCAAGCTGATGGTCTGCCGGGAGACGCCGATGGCTTTCGCCAGGTCCGTTTGGGTCATGTTGAACCTGGCGCGCAATTCCTTGACCCGGTTAAACAGTTCCATTCTTTTCCCTCCTCGTTCAGGAATGTAATATATTCTTGTCATCTTGTCAAATAAAGTTGTCAAAATGACAATAATCATTTACATTCATGGGATGGGCAGACATCTTATGGCATCGATTAAAATCGGCTTGATCATTGGCCAGGCCACGGGGATTTTGATATACTTTTTTTTGTGGTAATCGCGATGGAACGTCTGAATGGCCGTTTTGATGGCAATTGAATGAAAATGGATAGGCACCTTCAGATGCATGATTGATTCGGATGAACGCAGGTTGTAAAACGCGGATCGTGGAACGCAGATTAAGGAGATGATCCTTTGAGGTGGTTTGATTCAAACGCACGCGAAGTGAAGCGTCTGGCCAAGGTGGTGGAGAAAATCAACCGCCTGGAGAGCGAAATGCGCTCTTTGCGGGATGAGGAATTGCGGGCGAAGACGGACGAGTTCAGGGAGCGGCTGGCGAAGGGAGAGACGCTTGATCAGCTCCTGCCGGAGGCGTTTGCCGTCGTCCGGGAAGCAGCAAGCCGGGTGCTTGGGATGCGCCCCTTTGACGTGCAGCTGATGGGCGGGATCGTCCTGCACCAGGGGAAGATCGCGGAGATGAAGACCGGCGAAGGGAAAACGCTCGTGGCCACCATGCCTGCCTACCTCAATGCGCTTACAGGAGAAGGCGTGCACGTTGTCACCGTGAACGAATACCTGGCACAGCGTGACAGTGAGCAGATGGGACAGGTCTACAGGTTTTTGGGCCTCTCGGTGGGCCTGAACCTTCACGATATGAGTCCGGAAGAGAAACAGGCGGCCTATGCGGCTGACATTACGTATGGAACCAACAACGAATTCGGCTTTGATTACTTGCGGGACAACATGGTCCTGTATAAAGAACAGATCGTTCAGCGGCCGCTGGCCTTTGCGATTGTCGACGAGGTGGACAGCATCCTGATCGACGAAGCGCGGACGCCGCTGATCATCTCCGGGCAGGCAGCCAAGCCGACCGACCTGTATTATGCCGCCGCCCGTCTGGCCAAGCAGCTGAAGCGGGATGAAGATTATACCGTGGATGAAAAGGCCCATTCGGTGATGCTCAGCGAGACCGGCGCCGACCGGGTGGAGCGGTTTTTCGGCATCGACAACCTTTACAGCAACGAAAACATGCTCTACAACCACCACATTACACAGGCCCTCAAGGCCAAGGAATTGATGAAGCGGGATCGGGACTACGTGGTGGTGGAAGGCGAAGTGGTGATTGTGGACGAGTTTACCGGCCGGATGATGCCGGGGCGCCGTTACAGCGACGGGCTGCACCAGGCGATTGAGGCCAAGGAGGGCCTGCAGGTCAAGCGGGAAAGCATGACGTTGGCCACGATCACCTATCAGAACTACTTCCGGATGTACCGCAAGCTGGCCGGGATGACCGGAACGGCCAAGACGGAGGAAGAAGAATTCCGGAAGATCTACGGGCTGGATGTGGTGGTGATCCCCACCAACAAGCCGATGATCCGGGAAGATCTGCCGGACGTGGTTTTCCAGACCGAGGCCGCCAAGTTCCGGGCGGTGGTCAAGGAGATCGTCCGGCGGCACCGCAAGGGGCAGCCGGTGCTGGTGGGAACCACCTCGATTGAAAACTCGGAGCGCCTTTCCCAGATGCTCAAGCGCGAAGGAATTCCCCATCAGGTGTTGAATGCCAAGTACCATGCCCAGGAAGCGGCGATCATTGCGCGGGCCGGAGAGAAAGGCGCGGTGACGATCGCCACCAACATGGCCGGGCGGGGGACGGACATCAAACTGGGAGATGGGGTGGCGGAACTCGGAGGGCTCCATATCCTGGGAACAGAACGGCATGAGAGCCGCCGGATAGACAACCAGTTGCGAGGACGGGCGGGACGTCAGGGTGATCCCGGCTCTTCGCAGTTTTTTCTCTCGCTCGAGGATGACCTGATGCGCAAGTTTGGCTCTGACACCATCAAGTCGATGATGGGTCGCCTCGGCCTGGATGAGGATGAGCCGATTGAGAGCCGGATGGTGACCCGGGCCATCGAGTCGGCGCAAAAGCGGATGGAGGCCAACAACTTTGAACAGCGCCGCCTGGTCCTGCAATATGATGACGTGATCAACCAGCAGCGGGAAGTGATTTACAAACAGCGCCGGGAGGTGCTGGAGCGGGAGTCGCTGAAAGATGTGATTCTCAAGATGGCGGATGCGGTCATTTCCCGATTGCTGGAGAGGTACTGTCCGGCCAGTGAGGTGCCGGAGGACTGGGATCTGCAAGGACTCGTCTCCGAGGCGGAACGGCTCTTTCTCAAGCCCGGGCGCCTGAGCCCGGATTCCCTGAAGCGCAAGGAGGAGCCGGAGATTCGCGAGATGCTCCTGTCAGAGGTGCGTGCGCAGTACGATGAGAAGGAGCAGGAACTGGGCGAGTCGCTGATGCGGGAGTTTGAAAAAGTGGTGCTGCTCCGCACGGTGGATACCCAGTGGATGGAGCACATGGATGCCATGGATCAGCTGCGCCAGGGCATCCACCTGCGCGGTTATGCCCAGAACGATCCGTTGCGGGAGTACCAGTTTGAAGGATTTGCCATGTTTGAGGAGATGATCCGCCGGATCGAAGAGTCGACGGTGCAGCAGATCATGAAGTCCGAAGTGACGCAGAATGTGCGGCGGGAAGCGGTGGCGGTGGCGCAGCCGGTGTCGCCGGATGCGGTCCCGGC is a genomic window of Bacillus thermozeamaize containing:
- a CDS encoding transcriptional regulator, producing the protein MELFNRVKELRARFNMTQTDLAKAIGVSRQTISLIERGDYAPSVVLALKMAEVFQEPVEAIFSLKKDSGKERTT
- the secA gene encoding preprotein translocase subunit SecA (functions in protein export; can interact with acidic membrane phospholipids and the SecYEG protein complex; binds to preproteins; binds to ATP and undergoes a conformational change to promote membrane insertion of SecA/bound preprotein; ATP hydrolysis appears to drive release of the preprotein from SecA and deinsertion of SecA from the membrane; additional proteins SecD/F/YajC aid SecA recycling; exists in an equilibrium between monomers and dimers; may possibly form higher order oligomers; proteins in this cluster correspond SecA1; SecA2 is not essential and seems to play a role in secretion of a subset of proteins), translating into MRWFDSNAREVKRLAKVVEKINRLESEMRSLRDEELRAKTDEFRERLAKGETLDQLLPEAFAVVREAASRVLGMRPFDVQLMGGIVLHQGKIAEMKTGEGKTLVATMPAYLNALTGEGVHVVTVNEYLAQRDSEQMGQVYRFLGLSVGLNLHDMSPEEKQAAYAADITYGTNNEFGFDYLRDNMVLYKEQIVQRPLAFAIVDEVDSILIDEARTPLIISGQAAKPTDLYYAAARLAKQLKRDEDYTVDEKAHSVMLSETGADRVERFFGIDNLYSNENMLYNHHITQALKAKELMKRDRDYVVVEGEVVIVDEFTGRMMPGRRYSDGLHQAIEAKEGLQVKRESMTLATITYQNYFRMYRKLAGMTGTAKTEEEEFRKIYGLDVVVIPTNKPMIREDLPDVVFQTEAAKFRAVVKEIVRRHRKGQPVLVGTTSIENSERLSQMLKREGIPHQVLNAKYHAQEAAIIARAGEKGAVTIATNMAGRGTDIKLGDGVAELGGLHILGTERHESRRIDNQLRGRAGRQGDPGSSQFFLSLEDDLMRKFGSDTIKSMMGRLGLDEDEPIESRMVTRAIESAQKRMEANNFEQRRLVLQYDDVINQQREVIYKQRREVLERESLKDVILKMADAVISRLLERYCPASEVPEDWDLQGLVSEAERLFLKPGRLSPDSLKRKEEPEIREMLLSEVRAQYDEKEQELGESLMREFEKVVLLRTVDTQWMEHMDAMDQLRQGIHLRGYAQNDPLREYQFEGFAMFEEMIRRIEESTVQQIMKSEVTQNVRREAVAVAQPVSPDAVPAAGTGTDGQPPKRQPIRVGPKIGRNQPCPCGSGKKYKHCCGAS